A DNA window from Aureibaculum sp. 2308TA14-22 contains the following coding sequences:
- a CDS encoding sulfatase family protein: protein MKNTFRILFYSILLVVSSQCKKNTTNKEERPNILFVLVDDQRNDVISSAGHPIVKTPTVDKLAKGGITFTNAYVTTSICAASRASILTGLYESKHNYTFGKNPLKKEFINNSYPYLLKKSGYVTGFTGKLGVKLEMQDQKISEMFDFFKPTFKNTPHFQKLADGSMRHSAEIRGDDAVTFIKNQTSEKPFCLSISFNAVHAVDGNLTPGNEGHYPYPKAVSELYEKVEMPKPKLSDSEIYENHPEFLKNSLNRERYFWRWDTEEKYQSNLRAYFRMISGYDNVMNRVIATLKEKNLDENTVIIYSSDNGYYMGNRGFAGKWTHYEESLRVPLIIYDPRMPTNVILKKSNKTALNIDIPATILDFAGVSIPQHYQGESLLPILKDEKIETWRDSFLIEHRMEHDKLPKYVGIHGQQYVYANYYEQNPPYEYLYDLQKDPNQLENLKNNPDYKVVLEKMRSKSENLESSIK, encoded by the coding sequence ATGAAAAATACATTTAGAATACTCTTTTATTCAATACTACTGGTAGTATCTAGTCAATGCAAAAAGAATACTACAAATAAAGAAGAAAGACCCAATATTTTATTTGTATTAGTTGACGACCAACGCAATGATGTTATTTCATCTGCAGGTCATCCCATTGTAAAAACGCCAACAGTTGACAAACTTGCTAAAGGTGGAATTACATTTACAAATGCATATGTAACCACTTCTATCTGTGCAGCAAGTAGAGCTTCTATTCTTACAGGATTATATGAAAGTAAACATAATTATACGTTCGGTAAAAATCCACTCAAAAAAGAGTTTATCAATAATTCATATCCTTATTTGCTGAAAAAATCAGGATACGTTACTGGTTTTACAGGCAAACTTGGCGTAAAACTAGAAATGCAAGACCAGAAAATTTCAGAAATGTTTGATTTTTTTAAGCCTACATTTAAAAACACACCACATTTTCAAAAACTTGCTGATGGAAGTATGCGACACTCAGCTGAAATTCGTGGTGATGATGCCGTAACATTTATTAAAAATCAAACGTCTGAAAAACCTTTTTGTCTCTCCATAAGTTTTAATGCTGTACATGCAGTTGATGGAAATTTAACTCCCGGTAACGAAGGGCATTACCCATACCCAAAAGCGGTTTCTGAACTGTATGAAAAAGTAGAAATGCCAAAACCTAAATTATCAGATTCAGAAATTTATGAAAATCATCCTGAATTTTTAAAAAATTCGTTAAACAGAGAACGTTATTTTTGGCGGTGGGATACCGAAGAAAAATACCAATCTAATTTAAGAGCATATTTCCGCATGATTAGTGGATATGACAATGTAATGAATAGGGTAATTGCAACTTTAAAAGAAAAAAATCTAGATGAAAATACTGTAATTATTTACTCTTCAGATAATGGTTATTATATGGGTAACAGAGGTTTTGCAGGTAAATGGACGCATTACGAAGAATCATTAAGAGTTCCTTTAATAATTTATGATCCGAGAATGCCGACTAATGTTATTTTAAAGAAATCTAATAAAACAGCCCTCAATATTGATATTCCGGCAACTATACTTGACTTTGCTGGAGTTTCTATACCTCAACATTATCAAGGAGAAAGTCTTCTACCTATTTTAAAAGATGAAAAAATTGAAACTTGGCGAGATAGTTTTCTTATCGAACATAGAATGGAACATGATAAACTACCAAAATATGTTGGAATTCATGGGCAACAGTATGTATATGCCAATTATTATGAACAAAATCCGCCATATGAGTATTTATATGATTTACAAAAAGACCCTAATCAATTAGAAAATTTAAAAAACAATCCTGATTATAAAGTAGTTCTTGAAAAAATGAGGAGCAAATCTGAGAATCTAGAAAGTAGCATAAAGTGA
- the corA gene encoding magnesium/cobalt transporter CorA: protein MSKKRNKIGLPPGSVVFTGNKKMEKVQIHYIQYDNELFEEKTLSNHDKIILHQSPEEEVDWYDIRGVHDTVLIEKLGHTFNIHPLILEDVSNTYQRPKCEEYENGIFIIIKALAFDKTETKITIEQVAICFRKGFVISFQETESDLFEAVRKRIQSKKGRIRQKGADYLAYSLIDVIVDNYFLLLEDIGEEIESLEDRMLDNQDSNNKSAIHRLKKELLTIRKSIAPLREAIGRFAKTDSPLVEKDTPVFIRDLYDHTIQVMDTVESFRDLLNGLQDLYISEVSFKMNQVMQMLTLVATIFIPLTFLAGIYGMNFENIPELRWKYGYFAFWGFIVVIFVGLLIYFKRKKWL from the coding sequence ATGAGCAAAAAAAGAAATAAAATCGGATTACCTCCTGGTTCTGTTGTGTTTACTGGAAATAAAAAAATGGAAAAAGTCCAAATTCATTATATCCAATATGATAATGAATTATTCGAAGAAAAAACACTTAGTAATCATGACAAAATCATCTTACACCAATCTCCTGAAGAGGAAGTTGATTGGTATGACATACGGGGAGTTCATGATACAGTCTTAATTGAAAAACTTGGCCACACCTTCAATATCCATCCTTTAATTCTCGAAGATGTATCTAATACATACCAGCGACCAAAATGTGAAGAATATGAGAATGGTATTTTTATAATTATCAAAGCTTTAGCCTTTGACAAAACTGAAACAAAGATAACCATTGAGCAGGTTGCAATATGTTTTCGAAAGGGTTTCGTGATTTCATTTCAAGAAACTGAAAGTGATTTATTTGAAGCTGTAAGAAAACGGATTCAAAGTAAGAAAGGTAGAATAAGACAAAAAGGTGCGGACTACCTTGCTTATTCACTCATAGATGTAATTGTAGACAATTACTTTCTTTTGCTGGAAGATATAGGTGAAGAAATTGAATCACTTGAAGATCGCATGCTTGACAACCAAGATTCAAATAATAAATCCGCAATTCACCGACTCAAAAAAGAGTTGCTAACCATACGAAAATCAATTGCTCCTCTGAGAGAAGCCATAGGGCGGTTTGCTAAAACAGATAGCCCATTAGTTGAAAAAGATACTCCTGTATTTATTAGAGATTTGTATGATCACACTATTCAAGTAATGGATACGGTGGAGTCTTTTCGGGATTTGTTGAACGGCTTACAAGATCTCTACATTTCAGAGGTGAGTTTTAAAATGAATCAAGTCATGCAAATGCTTACACTGGTAGCAACGATTTTTATCCCTTTAACTTTTTTAGCAGGGATTTACGGAATGAATTTTGAAAACATTCCTGAACTTCGATGGAAGTATGGATACTTTGCATTCTGGGGATTTATAGTCGTTATTTTTGTCGGTTTGTTAATTTACTTTAAGAGAAAGAAATGGCTATGA
- a CDS encoding mechanosensitive ion channel family protein encodes MKEQILSSIEYIGIFICILLITIVVAFLINRFFKRLIRRSTEEMKNDPTNYKFLRHAINAIIYIIGFSIAIYSMPNLRALASSLLAGAGILAVSVGFASQHALSNIISGVFIIIFKPFRVNDRVNLRELRGVVEDITLRHTVIRDFENKRIIIPNSLISDEILVNSNYGDERICKLIEIGISYDSDFKKAKAIFKEEVLKHPLHIDPRTEEQLMEGEELAPVRIIGFGESSVNLRAWAWAKDPVDAFKMECELFELIKKRFDNEGIEIPFPHRTLVYKNNPTNI; translated from the coding sequence ATGAAAGAACAAATACTAAGCAGCATTGAATACATCGGAATTTTTATTTGTATCCTACTGATAACAATTGTTGTAGCTTTTTTGATCAATCGATTTTTCAAACGACTAATTCGTCGTTCGACGGAAGAAATGAAAAACGATCCAACAAATTATAAATTCTTGCGTCATGCAATCAATGCAATAATTTATATCATCGGGTTTAGTATAGCTATTTACTCAATGCCAAATTTGCGAGCACTAGCAAGTTCTCTTTTAGCAGGTGCGGGCATCTTGGCAGTTTCCGTAGGCTTTGCTTCTCAGCATGCTCTGAGTAATATTATTAGTGGTGTTTTTATAATTATCTTTAAACCGTTCAGAGTAAATGACAGAGTAAACCTAAGAGAACTGAGGGGCGTCGTGGAAGATATTACTTTGAGACATACCGTTATTCGGGATTTTGAAAACAAAAGGATTATCATTCCAAATTCATTAATAAGTGATGAAATATTAGTGAATTCAAATTATGGGGATGAGAGAATTTGTAAATTGATTGAAATAGGAATAAGCTATGATTCAGATTTTAAAAAAGCAAAGGCCATCTTCAAAGAAGAAGTACTAAAACACCCCCTTCATATTGACCCAAGAACAGAGGAACAATTGATGGAGGGCGAGGAATTAGCTCCAGTTAGAATTATAGGTTTTGGAGAATCATCAGTTAATCTAAGAGCTTGGGCCTGGGCTAAAGATCCGGTAGATGCTTTTAAAATGGAATGTGAATTATTTGAGCTTATTAAAAAGAGATTTGATAATGAAGGAATAGAGATACCGTTCCCGCATAGAACCCTTGTGTACAAGAATAATCCTACTAATATCTGA
- a CDS encoding mannose-1-phosphate guanylyltransferase, with the protein MKPELKYIELKSGFGDNGPAWIGIAEFSKSGRTVYFNGKALKNANAMGIEGGNHYDIETGEEYWVSGIKKNGTDRHWAGGGKIMIDRNVVDLYLSLVDFNVLDKNRFELIDVNPTDKQKFSELENEKLS; encoded by the coding sequence ATGAAACCTGAATTAAAATATATTGAATTGAAAAGCGGTTTTGGAGACAATGGACCAGCTTGGATTGGAATAGCGGAATTCTCTAAATCTGGAAGAACTGTGTATTTTAATGGCAAGGCCTTGAAAAACGCCAATGCAATGGGAATTGAAGGTGGTAATCATTATGATATTGAGACTGGAGAGGAATATTGGGTTTCTGGAATTAAGAAAAATGGAACTGACCGACATTGGGCTGGTGGTGGAAAAATTATGATTGACCGAAATGTTGTTGACCTTTATTTAAGTCTGGTTGATTTCAATGTTTTGGATAAAAACCGATTTGAATTGATTGATGTAAATCCAACTGACAAACAAAAATTTTCGGAATTAGAAAATGAAAAGTTGAGTTAA
- a CDS encoding anti-sigma factor has translation MEIKEYIASGILELYVAGVLSEKENREVFAMVQKHPEIAKEVAEIEAAVLKLTAATAPTSNTSFQKIKAKISDANTNEPKVVQLAKKSTNWLSYTGWAAAVLLLGGFIWTMVQNNNLSTQLKSAELEKQQLEEQIFKANSSLAETKKLNTILRDKDILAVPLGGQTVSPNSYAKVYWNKSDNQVYVDVQGLPDPPAGKVYQVWSLKLDPLTPTSIGVLDQFTEDENKVFALGNNNESEAFGITLEPEGGSEVPTLEQLYTLGVVNAAP, from the coding sequence ATGGAAATTAAAGAATACATAGCGTCCGGAATTTTAGAGCTTTATGTAGCTGGTGTACTTTCTGAAAAAGAAAACCGAGAGGTATTTGCTATGGTTCAAAAACATCCTGAAATTGCCAAGGAAGTTGCCGAGATAGAAGCTGCTGTTCTAAAATTGACCGCAGCAACAGCCCCTACTTCTAACACTTCATTTCAAAAAATTAAAGCCAAAATAAGTGATGCAAATACCAACGAACCCAAAGTTGTTCAGTTAGCCAAAAAATCTACAAACTGGTTATCTTACACTGGTTGGGCAGCTGCGGTACTGTTATTAGGTGGTTTTATTTGGACCATGGTACAAAACAACAATTTGAGTACACAGTTAAAATCTGCTGAACTAGAAAAACAACAATTAGAAGAACAGATTTTTAAAGCCAATTCCAGTTTGGCTGAGACAAAAAAGCTAAATACCATTCTTAGAGATAAAGACATTTTAGCAGTTCCGTTGGGTGGGCAAACCGTTTCACCAAATTCGTATGCCAAGGTCTATTGGAACAAATCTGACAACCAAGTATATGTAGATGTTCAAGGCCTACCTGACCCTCCCGCTGGTAAGGTCTATCAAGTTTGGTCTTTAAAATTGGATCCGCTTACCCCAACAAGCATTGGTGTATTAGACCAATTTACCGAAGACGAAAACAAAGTATTTGCCTTAGGCAACAATAATGAGTCAGAAGCTTTTGGTATTACTCTTGAACCTGAAGGCGGTAGTGAAGTACCTACGTTAGAACAGTTGTATACATTAGGGGTTGTAAATGCTGCACCGTAA
- a CDS encoding RNA polymerase sigma factor, translated as MTLEESVLKFQKKDVKAFEYLYDNYKQSLLGVIFSIVKDDAIAEEILQDVFIKAWHNSDTYSSSKGRFFTWMLNIARNAAIDKTRSKNFKNSQKNQSTDNFVDILETYDNLDVTTNSIGIKKFVDKLAEKCKEVINLLYFKGYTQKEAAETLKMPIGTVKTRNRNCINELRVIVLN; from the coding sequence ATGACCTTAGAAGAATCTGTACTAAAATTTCAGAAAAAAGATGTAAAGGCTTTCGAATATCTCTATGATAATTATAAGCAAAGTCTTTTAGGTGTTATTTTTTCAATTGTTAAAGACGATGCTATTGCTGAAGAAATACTACAAGATGTTTTTATAAAAGCTTGGCACAATTCAGATACCTACAGCTCAAGTAAGGGCAGGTTTTTTACTTGGATGTTAAATATTGCCAGAAATGCTGCTATTGACAAAACAAGATCCAAAAATTTTAAGAACAGTCAAAAAAACCAAAGTACCGATAATTTCGTAGATATATTGGAGACTTATGACAATCTTGATGTTACCACAAATAGCATTGGGATTAAAAAATTTGTAGATAAACTGGCTGAAAAATGTAAAGAAGTAATTAACCTATTATATTTTAAAGGATATACCCAAAAAGAAGCGGCAGAAACATTAAAAATGCCAATTGGTACGGTTAAAACACGCAACAGAAACTGCATTAATGAACTAAGAGTTATAGTTTTGAATTAG
- a CDS encoding aminopeptidase P N-terminal domain-containing protein, translated as MTHFKTLFLSALLLITLSSVATAQEKHHYQTDFSVENFNERRFKIFTEIGDNAVALIQGSAGVPGFSVFRQSNSFYYLCGLETAHSYLLLNGKNKTATLYLPHRDEGREKGEGKVLSAEDAELVKKLTGVDSVRGIEFLARDIVGTGLIRPPGAVLYTPLSPAETGNDSRDELLFGQARKAADPWDGEQSRESRFKQKIKERFPQVEIRDLSPILDAMRLIKSPEEIDLIRKATQIAGLGIIEAMKSTKPGLYEYQLDAAAKYVYYLNGARGDGYASIIGGGTNAYFGHYFHKKDVLKNGDLVLMDYAPDYRYYTSDVTRIWPVNGKFDKAQTALYNFIVAYRDALFKYIKPGVTANEVLDKAAEDMKKYVASAKFVKPSHLKAVQEGLVFRGHFQHPVGMAVHDVGRVRGNVKLRPGMVFTIDPMIWLRDERLYIRIEDMAVVTKTGVENMSAFVPSSIKDVEKTIKEKGLTEFRPPTALPLKE; from the coding sequence ATGACACATTTTAAAACACTCTTTTTATCAGCCTTACTGTTAATAACTTTAAGTTCTGTAGCTACAGCTCAAGAAAAACATCACTATCAAACAGATTTTTCAGTTGAAAATTTTAACGAAAGAAGATTTAAAATATTCACCGAAATTGGAGACAATGCAGTTGCATTAATACAAGGGTCTGCTGGCGTACCAGGCTTTAGTGTATTTAGGCAATCCAATAGTTTTTACTACCTCTGTGGACTCGAAACTGCTCATTCCTATTTATTGTTAAATGGAAAAAATAAAACAGCAACACTTTATCTACCCCATAGAGACGAAGGTAGAGAAAAAGGAGAAGGAAAAGTATTATCTGCTGAAGATGCCGAACTCGTTAAAAAATTAACTGGAGTTGATAGCGTACGTGGAATTGAATTTTTAGCGAGGGATATTGTTGGTACGGGTTTAATCAGACCACCTGGTGCAGTTCTTTACACGCCATTAAGTCCTGCTGAAACCGGAAATGACAGTCGTGATGAATTACTATTCGGACAAGCACGAAAAGCTGCGGATCCATGGGATGGAGAACAATCTAGAGAATCTAGATTTAAACAAAAAATTAAAGAACGCTTCCCGCAAGTAGAAATCAGGGATCTCTCACCTATTTTAGATGCCATGCGATTGATTAAAAGTCCTGAAGAAATTGACCTTATCCGTAAAGCCACCCAAATTGCTGGTCTAGGTATTATTGAGGCAATGAAATCTACCAAACCCGGTCTTTATGAATATCAATTGGATGCAGCAGCTAAGTATGTATATTATTTAAATGGAGCCAGAGGCGATGGCTATGCCTCAATAATCGGTGGAGGAACTAATGCCTACTTTGGTCATTATTTCCATAAAAAAGATGTGCTCAAAAATGGTGATTTAGTTCTGATGGATTACGCACCTGATTATCGCTATTATACTAGTGATGTTACAAGAATTTGGCCCGTAAACGGAAAATTTGACAAAGCTCAAACCGCACTGTATAATTTTATTGTTGCTTATCGCGATGCTCTTTTCAAGTATATTAAACCGGGCGTAACTGCAAATGAAGTACTTGATAAAGCGGCAGAAGACATGAAGAAATATGTAGCAAGTGCAAAATTTGTAAAGCCATCTCATTTAAAAGCAGTACAAGAAGGTTTGGTATTTCGTGGGCATTTTCAACATCCTGTGGGTATGGCGGTGCATGATGTTGGTAGGGTAAGAGGTAATGTAAAACTAAGACCAGGTATGGTTTTTACCATAGACCCTATGATTTGGCTTCGAGATGAAAGACTTTATATTCGTATTGAAGATATGGCTGTGGTCACCAAAACGGGAGTGGAAAACATGAGTGCTTTTGTTCCATCAAGTATTAAAGATGTTGAAAAAACTATTAAAGAAAAAGGGTTGACTGAATTTAGACCGCCAACGGCTTTACCACTAAAAGAATAG
- a CDS encoding NYN domain-containing protein, translated as MIKDIKLAVLIDGDNIPSKYIKEMMEEITKYGTPTIKRIYGDWTKPHLNKWKNVLLENAINPIQQYGYTTGKNATDSAMIIDAMDILYSKNIDGFCLVSSDSDFTKLATRLRESGMQVIGIGEKKTPDPFIVACDKFIYLEILETYTEQHDGKKDAKKPSLDKITPKTIRLLRQSVDDAADEDGWAFLGDVGSLIIKKQPNFDARNFGFEKLTPLFNSLNQFEIEQRDQGNKRFKLIYVRNK; from the coding sequence ATGATAAAAGACATAAAATTAGCCGTTTTGATTGATGGCGATAATATTCCATCAAAGTATATAAAAGAAATGATGGAGGAAATTACCAAATACGGAACACCTACCATTAAACGTATATATGGCGATTGGACTAAACCGCACTTGAATAAATGGAAAAATGTGTTATTAGAAAATGCAATTAATCCGATACAACAATACGGATATACTACAGGTAAAAATGCTACCGATTCTGCTATGATTATTGATGCTATGGATATTTTATATTCAAAAAATATTGATGGTTTTTGCTTGGTTTCTTCGGACAGTGACTTTACAAAACTGGCAACCAGGTTACGAGAATCAGGTATGCAAGTAATCGGAATAGGCGAAAAGAAAACACCGGATCCGTTTATTGTAGCATGTGATAAATTTATTTACCTCGAAATTTTAGAGACATATACCGAACAACATGATGGTAAAAAAGATGCTAAAAAACCAAGTTTAGATAAAATAACCCCGAAAACAATCCGACTATTAAGACAGTCTGTAGATGATGCTGCCGATGAAGATGGATGGGCATTTTTAGGTGATGTAGGTTCGCTAATTATTAAAAAACAACCGAATTTTGACGCTCGGAATTTTGGTTTTGAAAAATTAACGCCACTTTTTAACTCCCTTAATCAATTTGAAATTGAACAAAGAGATCAGGGTAATAAACGCTTTAAACTGATTTATGTGAGGAATAAATAG
- a CDS encoding amidohydrolase family protein — translation MSKINLSLILCILISLNLIAQDKKSKKWDVSNPEGDWNFKEVKLTTDEGTWMNLDISPDGKTIVFDLLGDIYKMPISGGKATLLREGLPFEIQPQFSPDGKKILFTSDAGGGDNIWTMNTDGSEAKQITKESFRLLNNAIWMPDGNYIVARKHFTSGRSLGAGELWMYHKTGGSGTQLTKRKNDQQDVNEPTISPDGKHLYYSEDVYPGGFFQYNKDPNSQIYVIKRYSFEDGSNQTITGGPGGAARPQISPDGKKLAFVKRVRTKSVLYIHNLETGEEYPVYDKLNKDQQEAWAVFGVYTRFSWMPNNKELVFWSGGKINKLNIETLAVTNIPFEAEANIKIAETVEFEYPAFTENFTAKAIRNAVTSPDGKMIAFNALGHIYTKKLPNGKPKRLTKGSDLEAEPQFSTNGKEIVYVTWNDENLGAIHIIPTKGGKSTKITNQKGIYRMPSFSNDGRKIVYVKEGGNNEQGRTFSKKSGLYVTNKDGSNTKWLKVGGEYPQFSANDKKILYQTGGTYFGNLTKSLKSVDLNGQHEKTLITSKYANRLVPSPDNKWLAFSNLHKVYLAPMPITGKTLDLDNKTKVVPVSQISKDAGTNLHWSEDSKTIHFTMGEEYFSNKINERFKFLENAPDSIAPPKEKGMSINLVSKMDKPKGKIAFTNARIITMEGNEVIESGTIVIQENKITALGKTADIELDSNTRVYDVSGKTIMPGIVDAHAHIGGFRYGLNNQKHWQFYANLAFGVTTAHDPSANTETVFTLAEMIKSGEMVGPRLYSTGFILYGADGDFKAVVNNLEDARSSIRRTKAFGATSVKSYNQPRREQRQQILQAAREEGIFVVPEGGSTFYHNMTMIMDGHTGIEHNIPIAPVYKDVVTLWSNSKTGYTPTLIVNYAGMSGEYYWYQTTNVWENEKLLKYTPRSIVDARSRHRTMVPMEEYDNGHILTSKTCKALTDAGVKVNLGAHGQLQGLGAHWELWMLQQGGMTNHEALQAATINGAEYIGLGNDIGSLKVGKLADLIVLDKNPLEDIQNTNSVKYTMVNGRLYDTETMNEIGNTIKNRTKFYWENNNYNQAFPWHEAAQSFSQPGCGCVVGHN, via the coding sequence ATGTCTAAAATTAACCTATCCCTTATTCTTTGTATTTTAATTTCACTGAACCTAATCGCCCAAGACAAAAAATCTAAAAAATGGGACGTTTCAAACCCTGAAGGCGATTGGAATTTTAAAGAAGTAAAACTCACTACCGATGAGGGTACTTGGATGAATTTAGATATAAGTCCCGATGGCAAAACCATTGTTTTTGATCTATTGGGAGATATTTATAAAATGCCAATTTCTGGTGGAAAAGCTACACTTTTAAGGGAAGGACTACCTTTTGAAATTCAACCGCAATTTAGTCCAGACGGAAAGAAAATACTTTTTACAAGTGATGCAGGAGGTGGTGATAATATTTGGACAATGAACACTGATGGTTCTGAAGCAAAGCAGATTACTAAAGAAAGTTTTAGATTATTAAACAATGCTATTTGGATGCCCGACGGAAATTATATTGTGGCCAGAAAACATTTTACATCTGGTCGTTCTTTAGGAGCTGGGGAACTATGGATGTATCATAAAACGGGAGGTTCTGGAACACAATTGACCAAACGAAAAAACGACCAGCAAGATGTAAATGAACCTACTATTTCACCTGACGGAAAGCATTTATATTACAGTGAAGATGTTTATCCCGGTGGTTTTTTTCAATATAACAAAGATCCAAACAGCCAAATTTATGTCATAAAAAGATATAGCTTTGAAGATGGCAGCAACCAAACTATTACTGGTGGGCCAGGTGGAGCAGCTCGACCTCAAATTTCTCCTGACGGGAAGAAGCTAGCTTTTGTAAAGCGTGTACGAACAAAATCAGTGCTCTACATTCATAACTTAGAAACTGGTGAAGAATATCCTGTTTATGATAAATTAAACAAAGACCAACAGGAAGCTTGGGCTGTTTTTGGTGTTTATACACGTTTCAGCTGGATGCCCAATAATAAAGAATTAGTGTTTTGGTCGGGCGGAAAAATTAATAAGCTAAATATTGAAACATTAGCGGTTACTAATATTCCTTTCGAAGCAGAGGCTAATATAAAAATTGCTGAAACGGTGGAATTTGAATATCCTGCTTTTACAGAAAACTTTACGGCTAAAGCAATTAGAAATGCGGTTACTTCACCTGATGGAAAAATGATAGCTTTTAATGCTTTGGGACATATCTACACTAAAAAATTACCAAATGGCAAACCAAAAAGATTAACAAAAGGTTCTGACTTAGAAGCTGAACCACAATTTTCAACCAATGGAAAAGAAATTGTGTATGTAACTTGGAATGACGAAAATTTAGGAGCAATTCATATCATACCAACTAAAGGAGGGAAATCTACTAAAATAACCAACCAAAAAGGCATTTACAGAATGCCTTCGTTTAGTAATGATGGTCGTAAAATTGTTTATGTAAAAGAAGGAGGAAATAATGAACAAGGCAGAACGTTTTCAAAAAAGTCAGGTCTTTATGTTACTAATAAAGACGGTTCAAATACTAAATGGTTAAAAGTTGGTGGTGAATATCCGCAATTCTCAGCCAATGATAAAAAAATATTGTATCAAACTGGAGGTACCTACTTTGGCAATTTAACCAAATCTTTAAAAAGTGTTGATTTAAACGGACAACATGAAAAAACACTAATTACCTCAAAATATGCAAATAGATTAGTGCCAAGTCCTGACAATAAGTGGTTAGCGTTTAGCAACCTACACAAAGTGTATTTAGCACCTATGCCTATCACTGGTAAAACACTTGACTTAGATAATAAAACCAAAGTGGTTCCTGTATCTCAAATTTCTAAAGATGCAGGCACAAATTTACATTGGTCTGAAGATAGCAAAACCATACATTTTACCATGGGAGAAGAGTACTTTAGCAATAAAATTAATGAACGATTCAAATTCTTAGAAAATGCTCCAGATAGTATTGCTCCTCCTAAAGAGAAAGGTATGAGTATTAATTTGGTTTCAAAAATGGACAAACCAAAAGGAAAAATTGCTTTTACCAATGCTAGAATTATTACTATGGAAGGCAATGAAGTTATTGAAAGTGGAACTATAGTTATTCAAGAAAATAAAATTACCGCTCTAGGTAAAACTGCTGATATAGAGCTTGATTCAAATACCAGAGTTTATGATGTTTCTGGTAAAACTATTATGCCAGGTATTGTGGATGCTCATGCACATATTGGTGGATTTAGATATGGTCTCAACAATCAAAAACACTGGCAATTTTATGCAAATTTAGCCTTTGGTGTTACTACGGCACATGATCCTTCTGCCAATACCGAAACTGTTTTTACTTTGGCCGAAATGATTAAAAGTGGTGAAATGGTCGGTCCTCGCCTATACTCTACTGGTTTTATTCTGTATGGAGCAGATGGCGATTTTAAAGCTGTAGTTAACAATTTAGAAGATGCAAGATCCTCGATAAGAAGGACGAAAGCATTTGGTGCAACATCGGTGAAAAGTTATAATCAACCTAGAAGAGAACAACGACAGCAAATTTTACAAGCTGCTCGTGAGGAAGGTATTTTTGTTGTCCCTGAAGGTGGCTCAACATTCTACCATAATATGACTATGATTATGGATGGGCATACGGGCATTGAACATAATATTCCCATCGCTCCAGTTTACAAAGATGTAGTTACTTTATGGAGCAATAGCAAAACGGGCTATACGCCAACACTTATTGTAAATTATGCAGGAATGAGCGGCGAATATTATTGGTATCAGACTACTAATGTTTGGGAAAATGAAAAACTGTTAAAATATACCCCAAGAAGTATTGTTGATGCCAGATCTAGACACAGAACCATGGTACCTATGGAAGAATATGACAATGGACACATCTTGACTTCCAAAACCTGTAAAGCTTTGACGGATGCCGGAGTTAAAGTGAATTTAGGAGCTCATGGTCAATTACAAGGTTTAGGTGCCCATTGGGAATTGTGGATGCTACAACAAGGTGGAATGACCAATCATGAAGCTCTACAAGCGGCGACAATAAATGGAGCAGAATATATAGGATTGGGGAACGACATCGGTTCTTTAAAAGTAGGTAAATTGGCTGATTTAATTGTGTTAGATAAAAATCCGTTAGAGGATATTCAGAACACCAATAGTGTAAAATATACTATGGTAAATGGAAGGTTATACGATACCGAAACCATGAATGAAATTGGTAATACTATTAAAAACAGAACTAAATTCTATTGGGAAAACAACAACTATAACCAAGCTTTCCCATGGCACGAAGCGGCTCAAAGTTTTTCACAACCAGGGTGTGGGTGTGTGGTGGGGCATAATTAA